The DNA sequence ACGATCACGACCCTCTTCAAAAAACGGACCCGGCGCGATTGGTTCGCGCCGGGCCGCTCCTCTCCAACTCGGTGCGGAAACACTCCGCGTCGAAGAAGCTGCTAGGAGACAGTTTATATCATGTCAACCCCAAATGTCGGAACAAAGTTTCAAAACGGAGGGGGATTGAGTTATTTTCATTTCCTGTGCGTTGCCAATCTTCCGGAGGCTGACGGCGGAACCAGGTGAATTGCCGCTTGGCGTAATTTCGTGTCGCCTGCTGGCCCCGCGCCACGGCCTCCTCGCGGCTCCACTCGCCGCGCAGCCAGCCGGCGATTTCCGGCACGCCGATCGCCCGCATCACCGGGAGCTCGGGAGAGAGGCAGCGCGCCAGCAACGCCTCCACCTCCGCCACTGCGCCGCGATCCAACATGCGGGCGAAGCGCAGGTCGCAGCGTTCATACAGCCAGTCGCGATCGGGCAGCAGGACCAGCGGGAACAGGGTGATCGCTTCGCCGATGCCGCCGGAAGCATGCCCAAACCATTGCACCATCGATGTACCGGTGGAGCGTATCACCTCCAGCGCGCGTGCAATCCGGCTGCTGTCGCCCGGATTCAGCGCGGCCGCGCGCTGCGGATCCTCGCGCTGAAGCGCGGCATAGGCCTCCGCAGTGGGCAGGGCGCGCACCTCCTCCCGGATCGTCGGATCGATCGGCGGGATGGGGGCGATGCCGTCGAGCAGGCTGCGCAGGTAAAGCCCTGTTCCGCCTACGAGAATCGGCACGTCGCCGGCGCGATGAGCCTGCTCGATCGTGCGCCGCGCCGCCTCCGACCAGTCCGCCGCGGAACAGGCGGCGGCGCCGTCCCAGGCGCCGAACAGCAGGTGCTCCACCCCCCGCATTTCCGCCTCCGTCGGCCTTGCGCTGAGCGCCGCGAGATCGGCATAGACCTGCGCACTGTCGGCATTGATCACCACGCCCCGCGAGCCCCGCCGGGCGAGTTCCAGCGCCAGCTCCACCGCGAGATCGCTCTTGCCGCTGGCGGTCGGCCCTGCGATGAGCGCCACCGCTTTTTGACCAGGAGACAGATTGTTGCTCATCGCGCGGCTGATAGCAGACCCCGCCGGACTGGAGAAACGGCTCGACGCCGCGGCCGGTGCGCTGGAACAGGCGGGCCTTCCGCTCGCCAGCGCGCAGATGCTCGACCATGCGGGCGAGGTGTTGCAGCTGATGTTGCCGGGCGACGACACCGCCGCGCTGCGGCAGGTGATCGACCAATGGTTCGCCCCTTCGGATGCGATCATCGCCCGGGACGAGTTCCGCGTGCCGGACCTGTTCGTGACCGACATGGACTCCACCATGATCGGCCAGGAATGCATTGACGAACTTGCCGATTTTGCCGGGCTGAAGCCGCAGATCGCCGCGATCACCGAACGCGCCATGCAGGGCGAGCTGGATTTCGAAAGCGCGCTGCGCGAGCGCGTCGCCTTGCTGGCGGGGCTGGAGGAGGAGGCGATCGACCGCTGCCTGGCGGAGCGGATTGTCCCCACCGACGGGGCGCGCACGCTGATCGCCACGCTGCGCGAACACGGCTGCCGCACGGTGCTGGTGACGGGCGGCTTCCACC is a window from the Altererythrobacter sp. B11 genome containing:
- the miaA gene encoding tRNA (adenosine(37)-N6)-dimethylallyltransferase MiaA — translated: MSNNLSPGQKAVALIAGPTASGKSDLAVELALELARRGSRGVVINADSAQVYADLAALSARPTEAEMRGVEHLLFGAWDGAAACSAADWSEAARRTIEQAHRAGDVPILVGGTGLYLRSLLDGIAPIPPIDPTIREEVRALPTAEAYAALQREDPQRAAALNPGDSSRIARALEVIRSTGTSMVQWFGHASGGIGEAITLFPLVLLPDRDWLYERCDLRFARMLDRGAVAEVEALLARCLSPELPVMRAIGVPEIAGWLRGEWSREEAVARGQQATRNYAKRQFTWFRRQPPEDWQRTGNENNSIPLRFETLFRHLGLT
- the serB gene encoding phosphoserine phosphatase SerB, translated to MLIARLIADPAGLEKRLDAAAGALEQAGLPLASAQMLDHAGEVLQLMLPGDDTAALRQVIDQWFAPSDAIIARDEFRVPDLFVTDMDSTMIGQECIDELADFAGLKPQIAAITERAMQGELDFESALRERVALLAGLEEEAIDRCLAERIVPTDGARTLIATLREHGCRTVLVTGGFHHFADPVAERIGLEHVVGNRLAVAGGRLTGELVGAITDSSVKERVLREELAKLGEGALSMSAGDGANDIPMLQAADYGVSFRAKPKARAAANGWVDRGDLTALLKLLGIPRHNWVAG